One segment of Arcobacter sp. F2176 DNA contains the following:
- a CDS encoding ABC transporter permease, with product MKKIIITRVIQVLMLVLLISTVSFIMMQLLPGDPALKIAAGRYGPDGVTAEIAQSVRMELGLDKSMFQAYLDSLYQLFKFDLGYSLISGEKVIHEIQTQMGYSLYLAFFSFLLSLIFAIPLGIYSGAKNNGIIDKLGFFFSILFRAIPPFILGLLLMYIFSIYFRILPPAGFENWKYLVLPSLTLALGLAAVSNRLIKESMLEVSNSSYYAYGKYKGLTDLTLINRHGIRNASISVIAYLGLQSIYLIEGVVIVESIYAFPGIGHALVHAVIARDIPMIQGTVLVMGLFFILINFFTDMITSTLDPRLRIKNA from the coding sequence ATGAAGAAAATAATTATAACAAGAGTAATACAAGTTTTAATGCTTGTGTTACTTATCAGTACGGTATCATTTATTATGATGCAGCTACTTCCCGGAGACCCCGCTTTAAAAATTGCAGCGGGAAGATATGGTCCTGATGGAGTAACAGCTGAAATTGCTCAAAGTGTGAGAATGGAATTAGGACTTGATAAGTCTATGTTTCAAGCCTATTTAGATTCTTTATATCAACTTTTTAAATTTGATTTAGGGTACTCACTAATAAGTGGAGAAAAAGTAATCCATGAGATTCAAACGCAAATGGGTTATTCTTTATATTTAGCCTTTTTTTCTTTTCTTTTATCCCTTATTTTTGCTATACCTTTAGGTATTTATTCAGGTGCAAAAAATAATGGGATTATAGATAAGTTAGGCTTTTTCTTTTCTATTTTATTTAGAGCCATTCCACCTTTTATTCTTGGACTTTTATTAATGTACATATTTAGTATATATTTTAGAATATTGCCTCCAGCTGGATTTGAAAACTGGAAGTATTTAGTTCTTCCTTCTCTTACTTTAGCATTAGGATTAGCGGCTGTTTCAAATAGACTTATAAAAGAATCTATGTTAGAAGTTTCTAATTCTTCATATTATGCTTATGGTAAATATAAAGGTCTTACAGATTTAACACTAATCAATAGGCATGGAATTAGAAATGCTTCTATTTCTGTTATAGCTTATTTGGGATTACAATCAATATATTTAATTGAGGGAGTTGTAATAGTTGAATCAATTTATGCATTTCCAGGTATTGGTCATGCTTTAGTTCATGCAGTTATTGCAAGAGATATTCCTATGATACAAGGTACTGTTTTAGTTATGGGACTATTTTTTATATTAATAAATTTTTTCACAGATATGATAACTAGTACTTTAGACCCAAGATTAAGGATTAAGAATGCTTAA
- a CDS encoding ABC transporter permease — MLNKINSSLIGYSILIVLFLFIIFIPLLTDIDPNKQNLMNALADFNSSNLLGTDQYGRDMLTRLAYATRLSFILAFITMLTAAIPGILLGIFAAYKEGIIEKILILISDIILSLPGLLLVLLLVAFDPGNLLLLYLGLSLSLWVEFFRVTRVKTKTILVQPYIESTKLLGFSTFYILKKQILPQLFPILFTLATFAMSTAIIAISTLSAMGIGLHPPRAELGGMIVEFMPYFDEKVTLILLPSFFIFLLILSLQLISKRRF, encoded by the coding sequence ATGCTTAATAAAATCAATTCATCACTTATAGGATATAGCATATTAATAGTTTTATTTTTATTTATTATATTTATTCCACTTCTTACAGATATTGATCCAAATAAACAAAATCTCATGAATGCATTAGCAGATTTTAATTCTTCAAACTTATTAGGAACAGATCAGTATGGAAGAGATATGTTAACAAGACTTGCGTATGCGACTAGATTATCTTTTATATTAGCTTTTATTACTATGTTAACTGCTGCTATTCCTGGAATATTATTAGGAATATTTGCTGCATATAAAGAGGGAATAATAGAAAAGATTTTGATTTTAATTTCTGATATTATTCTTTCACTTCCTGGTTTATTATTAGTTTTATTATTAGTAGCTTTTGATCCAGGTAATTTGTTATTATTATATTTGGGATTATCTTTATCATTATGGGTTGAGTTCTTTAGAGTAACTAGGGTAAAAACAAAAACTATTTTAGTACAGCCTTATATTGAATCAACAAAATTATTAGGTTTTTCTACTTTTTATATTTTGAAAAAACAAATTTTGCCACAATTATTTCCTATATTATTTACTCTTGCTACTTTTGCTATGAGTACTGCAATTATTGCAATATCAACATTAAGTGCAATGGGTATTGGTCTACATCCACCAAGGGCAGAATTAGGTGGTATGATTGTAGAGTTTATGCCATATTTTGATGAAAAAGTAACACTAATATTACTTCCTTCATTTTTTATATTTTTATTGATTTTATCTTTACAATTGATTTCTAAAAGGAGATTCTAA
- a CDS encoding ABC transporter ATP-binding protein, which yields MGSKLEIIDLFITLKDSILVENINLSLCEKEPLVLLGESGSGKSLIIDAVMGTLPKEFNVTGKIILNGQDILKLSSKNRKKLWGKEIAYLPQEPWRALDPTMNVINQVSEVHKYIHHEKDSKQKALHDLKEVSLDNSKNAYPFELSGGMSQRVTIAITHAFNSNVLLVDEPTKGLDKHLCNSVINRLNKEIENKKLVFVITHDIDIAKNLKDNLGIIQNGKLIEYNKSELLFSNPKHPYTKKLLSSETSKWEVEKSEVIDEVVIEAKNLSKTYNDKKLFSDLNFKLKRGEITAIVGNSGSGKSTLGDIVLGLREPDNGKINKPLSSKNIHYQKIYQQPPSAFLPNQILKNSFEDLIKVHNINMNEVYKLLEKVNLKKELLDRKPDEISGGELQRIAIIRVLLLKPIFIFADEVTSRLDPISQQEIIYLLLDIVKEDKLSLLLVTHDRVLAEKISNKILYIN from the coding sequence ATGGGCTCAAAATTAGAAATTATTGATTTATTTATCACTTTAAAGGATTCAATTTTAGTAGAAAATATAAATTTATCTTTATGTGAAAAAGAGCCTTTGGTTTTATTAGGAGAATCTGGTTCTGGGAAATCTTTGATAATTGATGCAGTTATGGGAACTTTACCAAAAGAGTTTAATGTTACAGGAAAAATTATATTAAATGGTCAAGACATACTCAAACTTTCAAGTAAAAATAGAAAAAAACTGTGGGGAAAAGAGATTGCATATTTACCTCAGGAACCATGGAGAGCTTTAGACCCAACAATGAATGTTATCAATCAAGTAAGTGAAGTGCATAAATATATACACCATGAAAAAGATTCAAAACAAAAAGCACTTCATGATTTAAAAGAAGTTTCATTGGATAATTCTAAAAATGCCTACCCTTTTGAACTCTCAGGTGGAATGTCACAAAGAGTAACCATAGCTATTACACATGCTTTTAATAGCAATGTATTACTTGTCGATGAACCTACAAAAGGGCTTGATAAACACTTATGTAATAGTGTAATAAATAGATTAAATAAAGAAATCGAGAATAAAAAGTTAGTATTTGTAATAACCCATGATATAGATATTGCTAAAAACTTAAAAGATAATTTAGGAATAATACAAAATGGTAAACTTATAGAATACAATAAAAGCGAATTATTATTTTCAAATCCAAAACACCCTTATACAAAAAAGTTATTATCAAGTGAAACATCAAAATGGGAAGTTGAAAAAAGTGAAGTTATAGATGAAGTTGTAATTGAAGCAAAAAATTTAAGTAAAACATACAATGATAAAAAGCTATTTTCAGATTTAAATTTTAAATTAAAAAGAGGAGAAATCACAGCAATAGTTGGAAATAGTGGAAGTGGGAAAAGCACTTTAGGTGATATTGTACTTGGTCTTAGAGAACCTGATAATGGAAAAATTAACAAACCATTATCATCAAAAAATATACATTATCAAAAAATCTATCAACAACCACCAAGTGCATTTTTACCAAACCAAATACTAAAAAATAGTTTTGAAGATTTAATCAAAGTTCACAACATAAATATGAATGAAGTTTATAAATTATTAGAAAAAGTAAATTTAAAAAAAGAACTATTAGATAGAAAACCTGATGAGATTTCAGGAGGAGAGCTTCAAAGAATAGCAATAATAAGAGTACTATTACTAAAACCTATTTTTATATTTGCAGATGAAGTAACATCAAGACTTGATCCAATTAGCCAGCAAGAAATAATATATTTACTTCTTGACATTGTAAAAGAAGATAAATTATCTCTATTATTAGTTACCCATGATAGAGTATTGGCAGAGAAAATATCAAATAAAATCTTGTATATAAACTAA